From a region of the Neodiprion fabricii isolate iyNeoFabr1 chromosome 7, iyNeoFabr1.1, whole genome shotgun sequence genome:
- the LOC124185996 gene encoding transient receptor potential cation channel trpm isoform X6, whose translation MAIGNVICGANTPKVKRKKVKTTARSWIEATFQKRECAKFIPSPRDEHRCCCGHSFTFHCGTGADVQTHSTAGASAATGDKKIDHEREVWTPGKNTRISPTDAYGTIEFQGGPHPTKAQYVRLAYDTRPEPIVQLLRHEWNLDLPKLLITVHGGRSNFELQPSLKKVLRKGLLKAAKTTGAWIFTGGTNTGVTRQVGDALLLERSNQRQGRVVSIGIAPWGILENGHELVGRGRDVPYHAIASPRSKYAVLNSRHAYFLLVDNGTGGRYGAEIMLRRKLEKYISNQKLQPYTHSSIPVVALVIEGGTNTIRAVLEYVTDEPPVPVVVCDGSGRAADLIAFMHKYATESETEGDGLPDGMRLHLLGTIRHTFEVSTEQAEQLYLELLQCTRNKNLITVFRITHDRPQELDQTILTALFKSQQLSPAEQLSLALTWNRVDIARSEIFVYGQEWPPGALEQSMMQALQHDRIDFVKLLLENGVSMRKFLSIPRLEDLYNTKEGPSNTLGYILRDVRPHIPRGYIYTLHDIGLVINKLMGGAYRAQYTRRKFRAVYSRVMKKSGGHAHHAHAHRTNSATSFAGRCYSVSGAAGKTDSLTMTLLAETLPGDRDTPLFDFPFNELLIWAVLTKRQQMALLMWQHGEEALAKALVALKLYKAMAHEAAEDDLETEIYDELRSYGKEFETIALELLDFCYRQDDDQTQQLLTSELQNWSGQTCLSLAVTANHRPLLAHPCSQIILADLWMGGLRTRKNTNLKVVLGLLCPPYITRLEFKSREELQLMPQTQEEHLIALEDEDEDSDYEQGVTPTLASAPAHPEVEALISTENGTITAKDTIVRENGKVITDHDDCSPRFVHSLPEYYDIKTNRPLRLKKKLYEFYTAPITKFWASSIAYIVFLVLFSYCILVKMGHMPAWAEIYSIAYICTLGCEKVRQIVSSEPATLSHKFSVWAWNMWNPCDAAAILFFQIGLILRLRMPTMEVGRVIYCVDCIYWYLRILNILGVNKYLGPLVTMMGKMVKNMIYFVVLLLVVLMSFGVARQAILNPNSEPKWRILRDIFMEPYFMLYGEVYADNIDPDCGNDPGQVPCLLGRWITPAAMSVYLLVANILLINLLIAVFNNIFNEVNAVAHQVWMFQRFTVVMEYEQKPVLPPPLIIVSHIYLLIKYIIRCVRQGEMRSTEAYDNGLKLFLEEDDMERLYDFEEDCVEGYFREQELKLQMSTDERVKVTTERVEHMHQKIEDIDKKENSRNVSLQAVEFKMRKLEELNEQTLAHLGVIHRFMATHTSNLDLPRFDPTTEPRTRRASERSEAASESDLITQSPLLHTRRRKLLKSLTDATFFPTTTTPLEDEVPLRATILSSLDNLSKNDSSNNSDEPASQEVFKTSESRESNVSEGNAKPEKEINDHYKRSGSVDVTSTSAFEARRDSSGHPPSVRQSSRTLSEPDNLLAPPVSGAQRVTWAEPKVAVIPSSAGSNNASSNQRSVLLAMRSEYTSITDELESYCGLLSPPRTPPVSPPPRRGRYASEMSNPEMALHIEKEHLRDAEECDYQLMEGLIHRRYMHDTDIAEDAESDDNEDSAFFLTVHNERRQLRRASAIEDETFKSRPTISVTKEIEQTLARPPIRESDNDLPADHGLSTCPAPASETMC comes from the exons ATGGCCATCGGCAATGTGATTTGCGGAGCAAACACTCCAAAAGTGAAACGAAAGAAGGTCAAG aCAACAGCGCGGAGTTGGATAGAAGCTACTTTTCAAAAGAGGGAATGCGCAAAATTTATTCCTAGTCCTCGAGATGAGCACAG ATGCTGCTGCGGGCATTCCTTCACATTTCACTGCGGAACTGGCGCCGATGTTCAAACTCATTCCACCGCTGGCGCCAGCGCTGCTAccggagataaaaaaattgatcatgaaCGAGAGGTTTGGACTCCGGGTAAAAATACTCGAATTAGCCCGACCGATGCATATGGCACGATTGAGTTTCAGGGTGGACCTCATCCAACCAAAGCGCag TATGTCAGGCTCGCATACGATACTCGACCAGAGCCTATTGTTCAACTACTGAGGCACGAATGGAACCTCGATTTACCAAAGTTATTGATCACCGTTCATGGTGGGAGATCGAATTTCGAGCTACAGCCAAGCTTGAAGAAAGTCCTTAGAAAAGGCCTTTTAAAAGCAGCAAAAACAACGGGTGCTTGGATCTTTACGGGCGGAACAAATACCG GTGTAACACGACAGGTTGGCGATGCTCTGCTTTTGGAGCGTTCAAATCAGAGACAGGGGAGAGTCGTCAGTATCGGTATTGCGCCTTGGGGGATACTTGAGAATGGACACGAACTGGTCGGTCGGGGACGCGACGTTCCTTATCACGCCATTGCATCTCCAAG GTCCAAATACGCTGTACTGAACAGCAGGCATGCATATTTTCTTTTGGTTGATAATGGAACTGGAGGGAGATATGGAGCTGAAATAATGCTGCGAAGGAAgcttgaaaaatacatatcaaATCAGAAACTTCAGCCAT ACACGCATAGTAGCATTCCCGTTGTGGCACTTGTAATCGAAGGAGGAACAAACACTATCCGAGCAGTTCTTGAATACGTTACAGATGAACCGCCAGTCCCTGTCGTGGTTTGCGATGGTTCCGGTCGGGCAGCCGACCTCATTGCTTTCATGCACAA GTACGCGACAGAGAGTGAAACAGAGGGTGACGGCTTGCCAGACGGGATGCGTCTACATTTGTTAGGCACTATTAGGCACACCTTTGAAGTTTCTACCGAACAGGCGGAACAACTGTACTTAGAGCTACTTCAGTGCACACGTAACAAAAACCTT ATTACAGTATTCAGAATTACGCATGACCGGCCTCAAGAACTTGACCAAACAATCCTCACAGCCTTATTTAAGTCGCAGCAGCTCTCGCCAGCTGAACAATTATCACTGGCTCTGACTTGGAACAGAGTCGATATAGCTCGTAGcgaaatatttgtatacgGACAAGAATGGCCGCCCGGAGCACTCGAACAATCCATGATGCAGGCTCTACAGCACGACCGAATTGATTTTGTAAAACTTTTGCTTGAGAATGGTGTTTCAATGCGTAAATTTCTCTCCATACCTCGTCTCGAAGATCTCTACAACACA AAAGAAGGGCCATCCAACACTCTTGGCTACATTTTGAGGGACGTGAGACCACACATACCGCgtggatatatttatacactgCACGACATCGGTCTTGTGATTAATAAGCTGATGGGTGGAGCTTATCGGGCTCAATACACTCGGCGAAAATTTAGAGCGGTTTATTCTCGAGTTATGAAGAAGTCTGGTGGACACGCGCATCACGCTCATGCCCATCGTACCAATAGTGCAACGAGTTTTGCTGGTCGATGTTACTCGGTTAGCGGCGCTGCTGGAAAAACTGATAGTTTGACGATGACTCTGCTGGCCGAGACGCTGCCAGGGGACAGAGACACACCGCTCTTCGATTTTCCGTTCAACGAATTGCTGATATGGGCTGTGCTAACGAAACGTCAACAAATGGCGCTTCTTATGTGGCAACACGGGGAGGAAGCATTGGCCAAAGCGCTGGTAGCTCTAAAACTTTACAAGGCAATGGCGCACGAAGCTGCGGAAGACGATCTTGAGACAGAGATTTACGACGAACTGCGTAGTTACGGCAAGGAATTTGAAACTATCG CCTTAGAGCTTCTGGATTTTTGTTATCGACAAGACGACGATCAAACTCAACAGTTGCTAACGTCAGAGCTTCAGAATTGGTCAGGTCAGACGTGTTTGTCACTTGCTGTAACTGCGAACCATCGTCCTCTTCTAGCACATCCTTGCAGTCAAATTATTCTCGCTGACCTCTGGATGGGTGGCCTACGAACACGTAAAAATACGAATCTCAAG GTAGTACTTGGCCTGCTGTGTCCGCCATACATAACACGGCTGGAATTCAAAAGTCGAGAAGAGCTGCAGCTTATGCCACAGACACAGGAGGAACATTTAATTGCTCTTGAGGACGAAGATGAAGACAGTGACTACGAGCAAGGAGTCACTCCCACATTAGCGTCGGCTCCGGCACACCCCGAAGTCGAG GCACTAATTTCCACTGAAAATGGAACAATAACTGCAAAAGACACAATCGTTCGAGAGAATGGTAAAGTTATAACAGATCACGATGATTGCAGTCCCAGATTTGTTCACTCCTTGCCCGAATACTATGATATAAAAACAAACCGACCCTTACGTCTGAAAAAGAAGCTCTACGAATTTTATACAGCTCCTATTACCAAATTTTGGGCAAGTTCG ATTGCGTACATAGTATTCTTGGTGCTATTCTCATATTGCATTCTTGTGAAAATGGGTCACATGCCTGCCTGGGCTGAAATATACTCCATTGCCTACATTTGCACACTCGGCTGTGAAAAAGTTCGGCAGATAGTGTCTTCCGAGCCAGCAACTTTATCCCATAAGTTCAGTGTCTGGGCATGGAATATGTGGAACCCGTGCGACGCCGCTGccattctattttttcaaattggtcTCATTCTACGGTTGAGAATGCCCACTATGGAAGTAGGGCGTGTTATTTATTGTGTGGATTGTATATATTGGTACCTGCGAATTCTCAACATTCTCGGAGTCAACAAGTACTTAG GTCCTTTGGTTACAATGATGGGAAAGATGGTGAAGAATATGATATACTTTGTTGTACTGTTGCTAGTTGTACTGATGAGCTTTGGCGTAGCCAGACAAGCTATTCTTAATCCTAATAGTGAACCCAAGTGGCGAATTTTGCGAGAT ATATTTATGGAGCCATATTTCATGCTTTACGGTGAAGTGTACGCGGACAATATAGATCCAGACTGCGGAAATGACCCAGGACAGGTTCCGTGCCTTCTGGGAAGGTGGATAACACCCGCTGCCATGTCCGTCTACCTTCTCGTGGCCAATATTCTCTTGATCAATCTCCTGATAGCAGTATTCAACAACATATTCAACGAAGTGAACGCTGTCGCCCACCAAGTATGGATGTTCCAACGTTTCACCGTCGTCATGGAGTACGAACAGAAACCGGTTCTCCCTCCACCACTGATTATAGTTTCGCACATCTATTTGCTCATTAAATACATCATCAGATGCGTCAGGCAAGGCGAGATGCGTTCCACAGAAGCATATGACAATGGGCTGAAACTCTTTCTCGAGGAGGATGATATGGAGCGATTATACGACTTTGAGGAGGATTGCGTCGAGGGATATTTCAGGGAACAAGAACTCAAACTACAGATGTCGACAGACGAGCGAGTGAAAGTAACAACCGAACGCGTGGAGCACATGCATCAGAAAATCGAGGACATCGACAAGAAGGAAAACAGTAGGAACGTTTCCTTGCAG gcTGTAGAATTTAAGATGCGAAAATTGGAGGAGCTGAACGAACAGACGTTGGCTCATTTAGGAGTAATACATCGTTTCATGGCGACTCATACGTCGAATTTAGATCTACCGCGGTTCGACCCAACCACAGAACCACGTACCAGACGAGCTTCTGAGAGATCGGAGGCCGCTTCCGAGTCAGACTTAATCACGCAATCGCCTCTGCTTCACACCCGACGCCGCAAACTCTTGAAATCATTAACGGACGCAACCTTCTtcccaacaacaacaacgccATTGGAGGACGAGGTACCTTTACGAGCTACGATTCTTAGCTCGCTGGACAATCTGAGCAAGAACGATTCGTCGAACAATAGTGACGAACCAGCTTCTCAGGAGGTTTTCAAAACCTCGGAAAGTAGAGAGAGCAACGTTAGCGAGGGGAATGCAAAACCAGAGAAAGAAATTAACGATCATTATAAAAGGTCGGGCAGTGTTGACGTCACATCGACTTCGGCGTTCGAGGCGAGACGCGATTCCTCGGGTCATCCTCCGTCGGTGAGGCAATCGAGCCGCACGCTCTCTGAGCCGGATAATCTTCTCGCTCCTCCTGTGAGCGGTGCGCAAAGAGTGACGTGGGCCGAGCCGAAGGTAGCTGTGATACCGAGCTCTGCGGGGAGTAATAACGCCTCGTCTAATCAGAGGTCGGTTCTTCTCGCAATGCGGTCCGAGTACACCAGCATCACCGACGAGCTCGAAAGTTACTGCGGGCTGTTGAGTCCCCCCAGAACTCCGCCTGTctcgcctcctcctcgtcgagGAAGATACGCATCGGAGATGTCAAACCCCGAGATGGCTCTGCACATTGAGAAGGAGCATCTACGCGACGCCGAGGAGTGCGACTATCAACTTATGGAGGGACTTATACATCGGCGATACATGCACGATACGGACATAGCGGAGGATGCAGAATCCGATGACAACGAGGACAGCGCCTTCTTCCTGACTGTACACAACGAACGGCGACAGCTCAGACGGGCCTCCGCCATCGAAGATGAAACCTTCAAATCCCGACCCACCATCAGCGTCACCAAAGAAATCGAACAGACTCTAGCTCGACCTCCTATTCGAGAGAGTGATAATGATCTACCCGCCGATCATGGCCTCAGCACATGTCCTGCTCCGGCGTCTGAGACGATGTGTTGA
- the LOC124185996 gene encoding transient receptor potential cation channel trpm isoform X3: MAIGNVICGANTPKVKRKKVKTTARSWIEATFQKRECAKFIPSPRDEHRCCCGHSFTFHCGTGADVQTHSTAGASAATGDKKIDHEREVWTPGKNTRISPTDAYGTIEFQGGPHPTKAQYVRLAYDTRPEPIVQLLRHEWNLDLPKLLITVHGGRSNFELQPSLKKVLRKGLLKAAKTTGAWIFTGGTNTGVTRQVGDALLLERSNQRQGRVVSIGIAPWGILENGHELVGRGRDVPYHAIASPRSKYAVLNSRHAYFLLVDNGTGGRYGAEIMLRRKLEKYISNQKLQPYTHSSIPVVALVIEGGTNTIRAVLEYVTDEPPVPVVVCDGSGRAADLIAFMHKYATESETEGDGLPDGMRLHLLGTIRHTFEVSTEQAEQLYLELLQCTRNKNLITVFRITHDRPQELDQTILTALFKSQQLSPAEQLSLALTWNRVDIARSEIFVYGQEWPPGALEQSMMQALQHDRIDFVKLLLENGVSMRKFLSIPRLEDLYNTKEGPSNTLGYILRDVRPHIPRGYIYTLHDIGLVINKLMGGAYRAQYTRRKFRAVYSRVMKKSGGHAHHAHAHRTNSATSFAGRCYSVSGAAGKTDSLTMTLLAETLPGDRDTPLFDFPFNELLIWAVLTKRQQMALLMWQHGEEALAKALVALKLYKAMAHEAAEDDLETEIYDELRSYGKEFETIALELLDFCYRQDDDQTQQLLTSELQNWSGQTCLSLAVTANHRPLLAHPCSQIILADLWMGGLRTRKNTNLKVVLGLLCPPYITRLEFKSREELQLMPQTQEEHLIALEDEDEDSDYEQGVTPTLASAPAHPEVEKRPRSSLSIRSKSSCSQQGIKALISTENGTITAKDTIVRENGKVITDHDDCSPRFVHSLPEYYDIKTNRPLRLKKKLYEFYTAPITKFWASSIAYIVFLVLFSYCILVKMGHMPAWAEIYSIAYICTLGCEKVRQIVSSEPATLSHKFSVWAWNMWNPCDAAAILFFQIGLILRLRMPTMEVGRVIYCVDCIYWYLRILNILGVNKYLGPLVTMMGKMVKNMIYFVVLLLVVLMSFGVARQAILNPNSEPKWRILRDIFMEPYFMLYGEVYADNIDPDCGNDPGQVPCLLGRWITPAAMSVYLLVANILLINLLIAVFNNIFNEVNAVAHQVWMFQRFTVVMEYEQKPVLPPPLIIVSHIYLLIKYIIRCVRQGEMRSTEAYDNGLKLFLEEDDMERLYDFEEDCVEGYFREQELKLQMSTDERVKVTTERVEHMHQKIEDIDKKENSRNVSLQAVEFKMRKLEELNEQTLAHLGVIHRFMATHTSNLDLPRFDPTTEPRTRRASERSEAASESDLITQSPLLHTRRRKLLKSLTDATFFPTTTTPLEDEVPLRATILSSLDNLSKNDSSNNSDEPASQEVFKTSESRESNVSEGNAKPEKEINDHYKRSGSVDVTSTSAFEARRDSSGHPPSVRQSSRTLSEPDNLLAPPVSGAQRVTWAEPKVAVIPSSAGSNNASSNQRSVLLAMRSEYTSITDELESYCGLLSPPRTPPVSPPPRRGRYASEMSNPEMALHIEKEHLRDAEECDYQLMEGLIHRRYMHDTDIAEDAESDDNEDSAFFLTVHNERRQLRRASAIEDETFKSRPTISVTKEIEQTLARPPIRESDNDLPADHGLSTCPAPASETMC; this comes from the exons ATGGCCATCGGCAATGTGATTTGCGGAGCAAACACTCCAAAAGTGAAACGAAAGAAGGTCAAG aCAACAGCGCGGAGTTGGATAGAAGCTACTTTTCAAAAGAGGGAATGCGCAAAATTTATTCCTAGTCCTCGAGATGAGCACAG ATGCTGCTGCGGGCATTCCTTCACATTTCACTGCGGAACTGGCGCCGATGTTCAAACTCATTCCACCGCTGGCGCCAGCGCTGCTAccggagataaaaaaattgatcatgaaCGAGAGGTTTGGACTCCGGGTAAAAATACTCGAATTAGCCCGACCGATGCATATGGCACGATTGAGTTTCAGGGTGGACCTCATCCAACCAAAGCGCag TATGTCAGGCTCGCATACGATACTCGACCAGAGCCTATTGTTCAACTACTGAGGCACGAATGGAACCTCGATTTACCAAAGTTATTGATCACCGTTCATGGTGGGAGATCGAATTTCGAGCTACAGCCAAGCTTGAAGAAAGTCCTTAGAAAAGGCCTTTTAAAAGCAGCAAAAACAACGGGTGCTTGGATCTTTACGGGCGGAACAAATACCG GTGTAACACGACAGGTTGGCGATGCTCTGCTTTTGGAGCGTTCAAATCAGAGACAGGGGAGAGTCGTCAGTATCGGTATTGCGCCTTGGGGGATACTTGAGAATGGACACGAACTGGTCGGTCGGGGACGCGACGTTCCTTATCACGCCATTGCATCTCCAAG GTCCAAATACGCTGTACTGAACAGCAGGCATGCATATTTTCTTTTGGTTGATAATGGAACTGGAGGGAGATATGGAGCTGAAATAATGCTGCGAAGGAAgcttgaaaaatacatatcaaATCAGAAACTTCAGCCAT ACACGCATAGTAGCATTCCCGTTGTGGCACTTGTAATCGAAGGAGGAACAAACACTATCCGAGCAGTTCTTGAATACGTTACAGATGAACCGCCAGTCCCTGTCGTGGTTTGCGATGGTTCCGGTCGGGCAGCCGACCTCATTGCTTTCATGCACAA GTACGCGACAGAGAGTGAAACAGAGGGTGACGGCTTGCCAGACGGGATGCGTCTACATTTGTTAGGCACTATTAGGCACACCTTTGAAGTTTCTACCGAACAGGCGGAACAACTGTACTTAGAGCTACTTCAGTGCACACGTAACAAAAACCTT ATTACAGTATTCAGAATTACGCATGACCGGCCTCAAGAACTTGACCAAACAATCCTCACAGCCTTATTTAAGTCGCAGCAGCTCTCGCCAGCTGAACAATTATCACTGGCTCTGACTTGGAACAGAGTCGATATAGCTCGTAGcgaaatatttgtatacgGACAAGAATGGCCGCCCGGAGCACTCGAACAATCCATGATGCAGGCTCTACAGCACGACCGAATTGATTTTGTAAAACTTTTGCTTGAGAATGGTGTTTCAATGCGTAAATTTCTCTCCATACCTCGTCTCGAAGATCTCTACAACACA AAAGAAGGGCCATCCAACACTCTTGGCTACATTTTGAGGGACGTGAGACCACACATACCGCgtggatatatttatacactgCACGACATCGGTCTTGTGATTAATAAGCTGATGGGTGGAGCTTATCGGGCTCAATACACTCGGCGAAAATTTAGAGCGGTTTATTCTCGAGTTATGAAGAAGTCTGGTGGACACGCGCATCACGCTCATGCCCATCGTACCAATAGTGCAACGAGTTTTGCTGGTCGATGTTACTCGGTTAGCGGCGCTGCTGGAAAAACTGATAGTTTGACGATGACTCTGCTGGCCGAGACGCTGCCAGGGGACAGAGACACACCGCTCTTCGATTTTCCGTTCAACGAATTGCTGATATGGGCTGTGCTAACGAAACGTCAACAAATGGCGCTTCTTATGTGGCAACACGGGGAGGAAGCATTGGCCAAAGCGCTGGTAGCTCTAAAACTTTACAAGGCAATGGCGCACGAAGCTGCGGAAGACGATCTTGAGACAGAGATTTACGACGAACTGCGTAGTTACGGCAAGGAATTTGAAACTATCG CCTTAGAGCTTCTGGATTTTTGTTATCGACAAGACGACGATCAAACTCAACAGTTGCTAACGTCAGAGCTTCAGAATTGGTCAGGTCAGACGTGTTTGTCACTTGCTGTAACTGCGAACCATCGTCCTCTTCTAGCACATCCTTGCAGTCAAATTATTCTCGCTGACCTCTGGATGGGTGGCCTACGAACACGTAAAAATACGAATCTCAAG GTAGTACTTGGCCTGCTGTGTCCGCCATACATAACACGGCTGGAATTCAAAAGTCGAGAAGAGCTGCAGCTTATGCCACAGACACAGGAGGAACATTTAATTGCTCTTGAGGACGAAGATGAAGACAGTGACTACGAGCAAGGAGTCACTCCCACATTAGCGTCGGCTCCGGCACACCCCGAAGTCGAG aaacgTCCACGTAGCAGCTTGAGTATTCGCAGCAAATCCTCTTGCAGTCAGCAAGGCATCAAG GCACTAATTTCCACTGAAAATGGAACAATAACTGCAAAAGACACAATCGTTCGAGAGAATGGTAAAGTTATAACAGATCACGATGATTGCAGTCCCAGATTTGTTCACTCCTTGCCCGAATACTATGATATAAAAACAAACCGACCCTTACGTCTGAAAAAGAAGCTCTACGAATTTTATACAGCTCCTATTACCAAATTTTGGGCAAGTTCG ATTGCGTACATAGTATTCTTGGTGCTATTCTCATATTGCATTCTTGTGAAAATGGGTCACATGCCTGCCTGGGCTGAAATATACTCCATTGCCTACATTTGCACACTCGGCTGTGAAAAAGTTCGGCAGATAGTGTCTTCCGAGCCAGCAACTTTATCCCATAAGTTCAGTGTCTGGGCATGGAATATGTGGAACCCGTGCGACGCCGCTGccattctattttttcaaattggtcTCATTCTACGGTTGAGAATGCCCACTATGGAAGTAGGGCGTGTTATTTATTGTGTGGATTGTATATATTGGTACCTGCGAATTCTCAACATTCTCGGAGTCAACAAGTACTTAG GTCCTTTGGTTACAATGATGGGAAAGATGGTGAAGAATATGATATACTTTGTTGTACTGTTGCTAGTTGTACTGATGAGCTTTGGCGTAGCCAGACAAGCTATTCTTAATCCTAATAGTGAACCCAAGTGGCGAATTTTGCGAGAT ATATTTATGGAGCCATATTTCATGCTTTACGGTGAAGTGTACGCGGACAATATAGATCCAGACTGCGGAAATGACCCAGGACAGGTTCCGTGCCTTCTGGGAAGGTGGATAACACCCGCTGCCATGTCCGTCTACCTTCTCGTGGCCAATATTCTCTTGATCAATCTCCTGATAGCAGTATTCAACAACATATTCAACGAAGTGAACGCTGTCGCCCACCAAGTATGGATGTTCCAACGTTTCACCGTCGTCATGGAGTACGAACAGAAACCGGTTCTCCCTCCACCACTGATTATAGTTTCGCACATCTATTTGCTCATTAAATACATCATCAGATGCGTCAGGCAAGGCGAGATGCGTTCCACAGAAGCATATGACAATGGGCTGAAACTCTTTCTCGAGGAGGATGATATGGAGCGATTATACGACTTTGAGGAGGATTGCGTCGAGGGATATTTCAGGGAACAAGAACTCAAACTACAGATGTCGACAGACGAGCGAGTGAAAGTAACAACCGAACGCGTGGAGCACATGCATCAGAAAATCGAGGACATCGACAAGAAGGAAAACAGTAGGAACGTTTCCTTGCAG gcTGTAGAATTTAAGATGCGAAAATTGGAGGAGCTGAACGAACAGACGTTGGCTCATTTAGGAGTAATACATCGTTTCATGGCGACTCATACGTCGAATTTAGATCTACCGCGGTTCGACCCAACCACAGAACCACGTACCAGACGAGCTTCTGAGAGATCGGAGGCCGCTTCCGAGTCAGACTTAATCACGCAATCGCCTCTGCTTCACACCCGACGCCGCAAACTCTTGAAATCATTAACGGACGCAACCTTCTtcccaacaacaacaacgccATTGGAGGACGAGGTACCTTTACGAGCTACGATTCTTAGCTCGCTGGACAATCTGAGCAAGAACGATTCGTCGAACAATAGTGACGAACCAGCTTCTCAGGAGGTTTTCAAAACCTCGGAAAGTAGAGAGAGCAACGTTAGCGAGGGGAATGCAAAACCAGAGAAAGAAATTAACGATCATTATAAAAGGTCGGGCAGTGTTGACGTCACATCGACTTCGGCGTTCGAGGCGAGACGCGATTCCTCGGGTCATCCTCCGTCGGTGAGGCAATCGAGCCGCACGCTCTCTGAGCCGGATAATCTTCTCGCTCCTCCTGTGAGCGGTGCGCAAAGAGTGACGTGGGCCGAGCCGAAGGTAGCTGTGATACCGAGCTCTGCGGGGAGTAATAACGCCTCGTCTAATCAGAGGTCGGTTCTTCTCGCAATGCGGTCCGAGTACACCAGCATCACCGACGAGCTCGAAAGTTACTGCGGGCTGTTGAGTCCCCCCAGAACTCCGCCTGTctcgcctcctcctcgtcgagGAAGATACGCATCGGAGATGTCAAACCCCGAGATGGCTCTGCACATTGAGAAGGAGCATCTACGCGACGCCGAGGAGTGCGACTATCAACTTATGGAGGGACTTATACATCGGCGATACATGCACGATACGGACATAGCGGAGGATGCAGAATCCGATGACAACGAGGACAGCGCCTTCTTCCTGACTGTACACAACGAACGGCGACAGCTCAGACGGGCCTCCGCCATCGAAGATGAAACCTTCAAATCCCGACCCACCATCAGCGTCACCAAAGAAATCGAACAGACTCTAGCTCGACCTCCTATTCGAGAGAGTGATAATGATCTACCCGCCGATCATGGCCTCAGCACATGTCCTGCTCCGGCGTCTGAGACGATGTGTTGA